ggactgccatgacttgttACTCACTACCATGGATTGCCATGACTTGTCACTCACTACCATGGATTGCCATGACTTGTCACTCACTACCATGGATTGCCATGACTTGTCACTCACTACCATGGATTGCCATGACTTGTCACTCACTatcatggactgccatgacttgtcACTCACTACCATGGATTGCCATGACTTGTCACTCACTACCATGGACTGTCATGACTTGTCACTCACTACCATGGATTGCCATGACTTGTCACTCACTatcatggactgccatgacttgtcACTCACTACCATGGATTGCCATGACTTGTCACTCACTACCATGGATTGCCATGTCTTGTCACTCACTACCATGGATTGCCATGACTTGTCACtcactaccatggactgccatgtcTTGTCACtcactaccatggactgccatgtcTTGTCACtcactaccatggactgccatgacttgtcactcactaccatggactgccatgacttgtcactcactaccatggactgccatgacttgtcactcactaccatggactgccatgacttgtcACTCACTACCATGGATTGCCATGACTTGTCACTCACTACCATGGATTGCCATGACTTGTCACTCACTACCATGGATTGCCATGACTTGTCACTCACTatcatggactgccatgacttgtcACTCACTACCATGGATTGCCATGACTTGTCACtcactaccatggactgccatgacttgtcACTCACTACTGTGGATTGCCATGACTTGTCACTCACTACCATGGATTGCCATGACTTGTCACTCACTACCATGGATTGCCATGACTTGTCACtcactaccatggactgccatgacttgtcACTCACTACCATGGATTGCCATGACTTGTCACTCACTACCATGGATTGCCATGACTTGTCACtcactaccatggactgccatgacttgccaatGGCAACACATGGCAATCCACGGTAGTCAATTGCCATGGATTGCCATTGACTAACGTTGCGTACTTGATGTTGcaatcttttttatttcatgacCGTATTTATCGGTCCTTTAACCCATATTAATGACACAAGGATGCGACCCCTATATTCGTGACGGTAATCATTGACGATTAACCCTCATTAGAAAGAAAGGCTCTGTTAACAGGGTAATTTCAAACAATCTTATACAATTTccaataaggttgcacttgagAATTCATTCATTAGATctaacaataaatatttttatttttaaacaataGTGAATGGTCGAGTCTATGTGTGCATGTGACCAGCAcaattcaaaataacaatacacTACTCATGCACGTGATCACGCATGCGTAATACGTACGAGACGTCTGGTAAAACGTGATCATCGCCGCGTGATGAAGGCTGAAGAGGCGTGGGTGATGTCTCATTTGCTGACTTGGTTGGATTTCTGTGAAAAACGCCAGTTCCCAAGCCAAAAAATTGTTTAATGAAATAAGGTGGGCCATgcaaaaatttgaatttaagGGTTTTAGGAATTCTAGGGTCCGAGTctctttttcaaaatggctgcaAGCAAAATCATAGTTAAcccgaattcctgcaagtttccATGGAAGCTCCCGACGTACACAGTTGTAGGGCGATAAAAAAGCAACACATATATAGCGGGCTCCCAAATATGGTGTGTAATGTCCAAATTGAATTGATGACCGAACGAAAAAACCCGTCAGTCTTGAAACAGGATTGAATGATATGTGTTGAAAATTCAAGTAGAGGCCTGCtgcttaaaaatattatcagGTAAAGGATGAGGCTGGCGAAGAGGGAAGAAATGAAGAAATATCCACACCAAGAAAGTA
The DNA window shown above is from Nematostella vectensis chromosome 15, jaNemVect1.1, whole genome shotgun sequence and carries:
- the LOC125560623 gene encoding uncharacterized protein LOC125560623, with the translated sequence MVVSDKSWQSMVVSDKSWQSMVVSDKSWQSMVVSDKSWQSMVVSDKSWQSMVVSDKSWQSTVVSDKSWQSMVVSDKSWQSMVVSDKSWQSMIVSDKSWQSMVVSDKSWQSMVVSDKSWQSMVVSDKSWQSMVVSDKSWQSMVVSDKSWQSMVVSDKSWQSMVVSDKTWQSMVVSDKTWQSMVVSDKSWQSMVVSDKTWQSMVVSDKSWQSMVVSDKSWQSMIVSDKSWQSMVVSDKS